GCTTCTGGAAAGCATCAGTGATATAGAAAATACCATCGTGGCGCAATACAACGGCAACCCAATCCTAATCAAGAATATTGGCAAGGTGGTAGAAAGCAACGTGCCGCGTGTGGGCCAGGTGGGCCTTGACGACAATGACGACGTGGTGGAAGGCATCGTGGTAATGCGTAAGAACGAAAACCCATCGATAGTCCTTGCTGCGCTTAAGGAAAAGATCGCCTATGTGCAGGACAATGTACTGCCGAAGGATGTGAAGATGGTTACCTTTTACGACCGCGATAACCTCATGGAATATTGTACCCACACGGTAACACACAACCTTGTGGAAGGTATCGTGCTCGTTACCCTGATCGTATTCCTCTTTATGGCCGACTGGCGTACCACGGTCATTGTGTCGATCATCATACCACTGGCGCTGCTGTTCGCCTTCCTGTGCCTCAGGCTCAAGGGCATGAGCGCCAACCTGCTTTCGCTGGGTGCGGTAGACTTTGGTATCATTATAGACGGTGCGGTCGTCATGGTCGAGGGGCTCTTTGTCGCACTCGACCAGCTGCAGCACAACGTGGGCGAAAAGCGCTTCAACAAGCTGGCCAAGCTGGGGCTTATCCGCAAGACAGGTTCCAAGCTGGGTGTGGCCATCTTCTTCAGTAAGCTGATCATCATCTCTGCCCTCCTCCCTATTTTCTCTTTTGAAAAAGTGGAAGGCAAAATGTTCTCTCCCCTTGCGTGGACGCTTGGTTTTGCATTGCTTGGCGCGCTTATTTTTACCCTTACGCTCGTGCCGGTATTGTGCTCGATCCTCTTAAACAAAAACGTAAAGGAAAAGCACAATGTATTCGTCCGGTTTTTCGACAAATCGGTTTCCAAAGGGCTTAGCTTTACCTTCAGGCATAAAAAAATATCGTTCATTGTATCACTGGTGATCTTAGGGCTTACACTGGTGTCCGCCAAGTTCATGGGGACCGAATTCCTGCCACCGCTGAATGAGGGCGCGCTGTGGGTGGAGGCAAAATTCCCTATGAGCCAGTCTCTTACCGAAACCGTAGACCGCGTGGCCGAGCTGCGCAAGGTGCTGCGTACCTTCCCCGAAGTGAATGGCGTGCTTTCGCAAACGGGCCGAAGCAACGACGGTACCGACCCAAGCGGCTTCTATTATGTTCAGATGCAGGTGAACCTGAAGCCTAAGGAAGAATGGAAGCGCAAGATCACTATGGACGGCCTCGTGGAGGAAATGGACAAAAAGCTGGAGAACTTCCAGGGGATCAACTTCAACTATTCGCAGCCGATCATTGACAACGTGGCCGAAGCCGTGGCGGGTATGAATGCCAGCAACGCCGTGAAGATCTACGGGGACGACCTGAAAACGCTCGACAAGCTGGCCAACGAGGTCATTGCCCGGATGAAGAATGTAGACGGTGTTAAGGATATCGGTATCCTGCGCAATGTGGGGCAGCCCGAGATAAGCATCCGTTTTGATGAAGAAAAAATGGCGCTCTACGGCGTGCAGAAAAGCGATGCCCAAAGCATTATTGAAATGGCGATAGGCGGTAAGACCGCAACACAGAAATACGAAGGCGAGAAAAAATTCGATGTGAGGCTGCGTTACCGCAAGGATTACCGTAAGGACGAAGAAGACATCATGAACCTTATGGTACCTACGCTGCGCGGTACCAAAGTGCCGCTCAAGGAGATCGCATCGCTGAATACCGCTACCGGGCCGGCCTTTATTTACCGTGACAATACCAAAAGGTTCATCGGGGTGAAATTCTCGGTGCGCGACCGCGACCTTGGTAGCACCATTGCCGATGCGCAGGCCCGCGTAAAAGGCCTGAAGCTACCCGAAGGCTACACCATTGGCTGGACAGGTGAGTTCGAGAACCAGATACGCGCCAGCGCCAAACTCGCCCAGGTGGTGCCGGTATCGTTAGTGCTGATCTTCGTGCTGCTGTTCATCATGTTCGGTAATATAAAAGACTCGCTGCTGGTGCTTGTCAATGTCCCTTTTGCCATCATTGGGGGTATACTGGCCCTGCAGCTCACGGGCATCAACTTCGGTATTTCGGCGGGTGTGGGCTTCATCGCTCTGCTGGGTATCTGTATCCAGAACGGCGTGATACTCGTCTCGGAGTTCCACTCCAACCTGCGAAAGAAAATGAGCCTGGCTTCCTCGATCATCGAGGGCGTTAAGTCGCGTACCCGCCCCGTGGTAATGACCGCGCTGATGGCCGCCATAGGCCTGATGCCGGCCGCGATATCTACCGGTATCGGTTCCGAATCGCAGAAACCACTGGCCGTTGCTATCATCGGCGGACTGGTTACAGCAACGCTCTTTACGCTGCTTA
Above is a genomic segment from Flavobacterium album containing:
- a CDS encoding efflux RND transporter permease subunit; amino-acid sequence: MVKMIRNIIGFSLHNKLFTFFWVAIVVIAGVISYKNIPVEAFPDVTNTQIIIVTQWEGRSAEEVERFVTSPIEISMNSVQKKTNVRSITMFGLSIIKIIFDDDVDDFFARQQVNNQLRNVELPEGIEPDVQPPYGPTGEIFRYTLQSKDKNTRDLLTLQNWVIDRQLRSVPGVADVVAFGGREKTYEIEIDPILLQKYELTSPQVYDAISKANVNVGGDVIEKNGQAYVVRGVGLLESISDIENTIVAQYNGNPILIKNIGKVVESNVPRVGQVGLDDNDDVVEGIVVMRKNENPSIVLAALKEKIAYVQDNVLPKDVKMVTFYDRDNLMEYCTHTVTHNLVEGIVLVTLIVFLFMADWRTTVIVSIIIPLALLFAFLCLRLKGMSANLLSLGAVDFGIIIDGAVVMVEGLFVALDQLQHNVGEKRFNKLAKLGLIRKTGSKLGVAIFFSKLIIISALLPIFSFEKVEGKMFSPLAWTLGFALLGALIFTLTLVPVLCSILLNKNVKEKHNVFVRFFDKSVSKGLSFTFRHKKISFIVSLVILGLTLVSAKFMGTEFLPPLNEGALWVEAKFPMSQSLTETVDRVAELRKVLRTFPEVNGVLSQTGRSNDGTDPSGFYYVQMQVNLKPKEEWKRKITMDGLVEEMDKKLENFQGINFNYSQPIIDNVAEAVAGMNASNAVKIYGDDLKTLDKLANEVIARMKNVDGVKDIGILRNVGQPEISIRFDEEKMALYGVQKSDAQSIIEMAIGGKTATQKYEGEKKFDVRLRYRKDYRKDEEDIMNLMVPTLRGTKVPLKEIASLNTATGPAFIYRDNTKRFIGVKFSVRDRDLGSTIADAQARVKGLKLPEGYTIGWTGEFENQIRASAKLAQVVPVSLVLIFVLLFIMFGNIKDSLLVLVNVPFAIIGGILALQLTGINFGISAGVGFIALLGICIQNGVILVSEFHSNLRKKMSLASSIIEGVKSRTRPVVMTALMAAIGLMPAAISTGIGSESQKPLAVAIIGGLVTATLFTLLIFPNFFYWAMKSKHEKDEQI